In the Flavobacterium sp. J372 genome, one interval contains:
- a CDS encoding amidophosphoribosyltransferase codes for MSDALKHECGIALLRLLKPLEYYKEKYGSAFYGIQKMYLLMEKQHNRGQDGAGFASIKMDVKPGQRYISRVRSNQQQPIQDIFAQINERVNEEMALHPEYNDNVALQKEHIPYIGELFLGHVRYGTFGKNSIESVHPFLRQNNWMHRNLIVAGNFNMTNVQQLFQNLVELGQHPKELADTVTIMENIGHFLDDEVTDLYQDCKNEGYSKEEASPVIAERLNIPRILKRASKQWDGGYAMAGLLGHGDAFVFRDPAGIRPAFYYQDDEIAVVASERPVIQTVFNVPFEEVKELEPGHAIIIKKSGNVAIEQIKEALPKKACSFERIYFSRGSDAEIYRERKELGRLILPDVLKAINSDTDNTVFSYIPNTAETSFYGMVEAANDFLNQRKNDYIIANRNTLTAETLHELLEVKIRTEKVAIKDAKLRTFITEDSSRDDLVAHVYDVTYGVIKPEDNLVIIDDSIVRGTTLKKSIIRMMDRLNPKRIVIVSSAPQIRYPDCYGIDMAKLEGLVAFRAAQELLEERGLHHIIEETYKKCKAQENLPDTDVINYVKEFYAPFTDEEISDKIAEMLTEDDIKAEVKIIFQSVDNLHKACPKNLGDWYFTGDYPTPGGNRVVNRAFINFYEGNDARAY; via the coding sequence ATGAGCGACGCATTAAAACACGAATGTGGCATTGCGCTTTTAAGGCTTTTGAAGCCTCTTGAATACTACAAAGAGAAGTACGGCTCGGCTTTCTACGGCATACAGAAAATGTACCTGCTTATGGAAAAGCAGCACAACCGCGGGCAGGATGGGGCAGGCTTCGCGAGCATTAAGATGGATGTAAAGCCCGGCCAGCGTTACATAAGCCGTGTGCGCAGCAACCAGCAGCAGCCCATACAGGATATCTTTGCTCAGATAAATGAGCGCGTGAACGAGGAGATGGCGCTTCATCCCGAATATAATGACAACGTTGCCCTGCAAAAAGAACACATACCATATATAGGTGAGTTATTCCTGGGGCATGTGCGCTACGGTACTTTCGGGAAGAACAGCATAGAGAGCGTACACCCCTTCCTGCGCCAGAACAACTGGATGCACCGTAACCTTATCGTTGCCGGTAACTTCAACATGACCAATGTGCAGCAGCTTTTCCAGAACCTGGTAGAGCTGGGCCAGCACCCGAAAGAACTTGCCGATACCGTAACTATCATGGAAAACATAGGGCATTTTCTTGATGATGAGGTGACCGACCTATACCAAGACTGTAAAAACGAGGGATACTCTAAGGAAGAAGCTTCGCCTGTAATTGCTGAAAGGCTGAACATACCGAGAATACTTAAACGTGCATCAAAACAATGGGATGGCGGCTATGCCATGGCGGGTTTGCTTGGGCACGGTGATGCCTTTGTATTTCGTGACCCGGCGGGGATAAGGCCGGCGTTTTATTACCAGGATGATGAGATTGCCGTTGTAGCCAGCGAGAGGCCTGTGATTCAAACCGTGTTCAACGTGCCTTTTGAGGAAGTGAAAGAGCTCGAGCCGGGCCATGCTATAATCATTAAGAAAAGTGGCAATGTTGCGATTGAGCAGATAAAAGAAGCGTTGCCTAAAAAAGCATGTTCGTTTGAGCGTATTTATTTTTCCCGGGGGAGTGATGCTGAGATATACCGCGAACGTAAAGAACTGGGGAGATTGATATTACCAGATGTGCTGAAAGCTATTAATAGTGATACGGACAATACGGTGTTCTCATACATACCTAATACAGCAGAAACATCTTTTTACGGAATGGTTGAGGCGGCAAACGATTTCCTGAACCAGCGGAAGAATGATTATATCATTGCCAACCGCAATACGCTTACTGCCGAAACTCTTCATGAACTTCTTGAGGTGAAAATACGGACGGAGAAAGTCGCCATTAAAGATGCCAAGCTGCGCACATTCATTACTGAAGACAGCAGCCGTGATGATCTTGTGGCCCACGTGTATGATGTTACTTATGGTGTGATAAAACCGGAAGATAACCTTGTGATTATTGACGACAGTATTGTGCGCGGGACAACCCTGAAAAAGAGCATCATCAGGATGATGGACAGGCTGAACCCAAAACGCATCGTTATCGTGTCATCGGCCCCACAGATTCGCTACCCTGACTGTTATGGTATTGATATGGCCAAGCTTGAAGGGCTTGTAGCATTCCGCGCGGCACAGGAGCTTTTGGAAGAGCGCGGCTTGCACCATATCATCGAAGAAACTTATAAGAAATGCAAGGCGCAGGAAAACCTGCCTGATACTGATGTAATAAACTATGTGAAAGAGTTTTATGCGCCGTTTACTGATGAAGAGATAAGCGACAAGATTGCTGAAATGCTTACCGAAGATGACATTAAGGCTGAAGTGAAAATCATATTTCAAAGTGTGGATAACCTGCACAAGGCCTGCCCTAAAAATCTGGGAGACTGGTACTTTACCGGAGATTACCCAACACCGGGAGGCAATAGGGTAGTAAACCGTGCTTTTATCAATTTTTATGAAGGAAATGACGCCAGGGCGTATTAA
- a CDS encoding T9SS type A sorting domain-containing protein, translating into MRKLLLSLILPLTCFAQGYQNYFTGNATNSTAVPTNAKCFMGGGTMPGGAVNWILNKANGGDVVVLCTAFNNYSYLYNTGVTVNSVETIIPTSAEAGTSQYIIDKINNAELLILGEGNAWDFITYFRNTPVEDAINNHINVKSAPVAGIGAGMSVLGSVYYTGQYGHITSADALNNPLHTNMTVSFTDFLLPYGQYSMLYTESSFNSPDRRGRLVAVMAKLWGTLGLKIPAYGCNENTAMCIEPSGTVKVYGANPATDFAYFVTHNCHGSMAPPITFDVPFTWSANFGHKPLYVVKVPGTSNGANYFTMGDDDNNSGCTFEFWSVENGQLDVTSAPSGLCSGIVLGNSDISVKEIKAVPNPFNDFVEINNADGAVVSFYDITGKKLLESRESKINTSALASGLYIVHIAHKGNVTVKKMVKQ; encoded by the coding sequence ATGAGAAAACTATTACTATCTCTTATTTTACCGCTTACCTGTTTTGCGCAGGGCTATCAAAATTATTTTACAGGAAATGCCACAAATAGCACCGCAGTACCTACAAATGCAAAATGTTTTATGGGTGGCGGCACCATGCCCGGCGGGGCTGTAAACTGGATACTGAATAAAGCCAATGGCGGTGATGTAGTTGTGCTGTGCACAGCCTTTAATAACTATAGCTATCTTTATAATACCGGCGTAACTGTAAACTCTGTTGAAACCATCATCCCTACATCAGCCGAAGCAGGCACCTCACAATATATAATTGACAAAATTAATAATGCTGAACTGCTTATCCTGGGCGAAGGGAATGCATGGGATTTCATTACATATTTCAGGAACACGCCTGTTGAAGATGCCATTAATAACCATATAAACGTTAAATCTGCCCCTGTTGCCGGTATCGGAGCGGGGATGAGCGTTTTGGGCAGTGTGTATTACACCGGCCAATATGGGCATATAACCTCTGCCGATGCGCTCAATAATCCGCTACATACTAATATGACCGTATCTTTTACTGATTTTCTACTGCCTTATGGTCAATATTCCATGCTCTATACCGAGAGCAGTTTTAATAGCCCTGACAGGCGAGGGAGGCTGGTTGCTGTTATGGCAAAGCTGTGGGGTACGCTTGGCCTGAAAATACCTGCATATGGCTGTAATGAAAATACTGCGATGTGCATTGAACCCAGCGGAACTGTAAAGGTATACGGTGCAAACCCCGCAACAGACTTTGCCTATTTTGTAACTCACAATTGCCACGGCAGCATGGCGCCCCCAATCACTTTCGACGTTCCTTTTACCTGGAGCGCAAATTTTGGGCATAAGCCGTTATATGTAGTAAAAGTTCCGGGTACATCAAACGGTGCCAATTATTTCACCATGGGTGATGACGATAACAATTCAGGCTGTACGTTTGAGTTTTGGAGTGTAGAGAACGGGCAGCTTGACGTTACTTCTGCACCTTCAGGGCTATGCTCAGGAATTGTGCTTGGTAATAGTGATATTTCGGTCAAAGAAATTAAAGCCGTGCCCAACCCTTTTAATGATTTTGTTGAGATAAACAATGCTGATGGTGCTGTAGTCTCTTTTTATGACATAACAGGAAAGAAATTGTTAGAAAGCCGCGAATCAAAAATCAACACCTCTGCCCTTGCCTCTGGGCTTTACATTGTGCATATAGCTCACAAAGGGAATGTGACTGTAAAAAAGATGGTAAAACAGTAG
- a CDS encoding superoxide dismutase, with translation MAFELPKLPYAYDALEPHIDAKTMEIHHTKHHNAYTTNLNAAIEGTDLEGKTIDNILINLDMSNKPLRNNGGGYYNHNLFWTILSPKGGGEPTGELEAAIEKAFGSFDEFKAKFAKAAATQFGSGWAWLCVHPGGKLEICATANQDNPLMPEVGCGGTPILGLDVWEHAYYLNYQNRRPDYIEAFWNVVNWEEVARRYANEK, from the coding sequence ATGGCATTTGAACTACCGAAATTACCTTACGCGTATGATGCCCTTGAGCCTCACATTGATGCTAAAACAATGGAAATTCACCATACCAAGCACCATAACGCTTATACTACAAACCTTAACGCTGCTATTGAAGGCACAGACCTTGAAGGCAAGACAATAGACAATATTCTTATCAATCTTGATATGAGCAACAAGCCACTGCGCAACAACGGCGGCGGCTACTATAACCATAACCTTTTCTGGACAATACTTTCGCCAAAAGGCGGCGGTGAGCCAACCGGTGAGCTTGAAGCTGCCATTGAAAAAGCTTTCGGCTCTTTTGATGAGTTCAAGGCAAAATTTGCCAAAGCTGCTGCAACGCAGTTCGGCTCAGGCTGGGCATGGCTTTGTGTACACCCGGGCGGTAAACTTGAAATTTGTGCAACGGCTAACCAGGATAACCCGCTAATGCCGGAAGTTGGCTGCGGAGGTACGCCGATACTTGGCCTTGATGTGTGGGAACATGCCTATTACCTTAACTACCAGAACAGGAGGCCTGATTACATTGAAGCTTTCTGGAATGTGGTAAACTGGGAAGAAGTGGCACGCAGGTATGCCAACGAGAAATAA
- a CDS encoding exodeoxyribonuclease V subunit beta gives MAKAAFSIYNASAGSGKTFTLVKEYLKIVLQAKTDDAYRKILAITFTNKAVEEMKGRIVASLSDFAKDEVPPRADALMQVLHEETGLSLATIKDKSRAIIKNIIHNYAAFDISTIDKFTHKVIRAFAHDLNLPVTFDVSLESENLLQEAVDAIIAKAGENDVLTSLLVDFSLSKTDDDKSWDITYELFETGKLLINENHRNELTQFHDKNIEEFLFIKEKLRQAVSALEHECIALGNRLNEMLESNGIDPKSFSAGHFPNHIGYIINNELKSSHKKYKLPEDIKVNKTARDRDIIESLTPELLSVLAKVYANYEKKNFYSAFLKNITPLSLLNSISQELERIQKEQNLLSISEFNAIIHKEIQSQPAPFIYERLGEKYRHFFIDEFQDTSAMQWNNLIPLIDNALAGQDMAGDAGTLMIVGDPKQSIYRWRGGKAEQFIALAKDENPFSNPDKQMVQLGKNFRSYSEVIGFNNSFFEFLADEFTNEDYKELYSTYSRQETNAKEGGYVNITFLPEILADDEEAAEKDERYLEATLATIMDIRAKGFAYKDIVLLTRKRQPGVLLANYLTEHEIPILSSETLLIENATEVKLIISLLRYLKSNENIEAKAQFLYFAGKSRTQDIHSFIKAGMQGGEAELEAYLKGHGIAISFGACRKKSLYEAVETIIGAFIKESSNQSYVQYFLDLVLERDVRVQSGIADFLDYWDNNGSKFSIPSPEGDDAVRIMTIHKSKGLEFPVVIFPFAEEDYARAPRSKMWLDIDDETLGLQKALIDSKKEVSEYGENAAALYEAKSQEELLDNINVLYVALTRAEEQLYIITNRNFTSRGELTNNMSSYFIKFLQNKGLFDNTKNTYEFGDGAKLSKGEKHQNNQRLIEVVSQRLNMEAVKIARRESLMWDTQRGRAIEFGNVMHEIFAFIENEHDIPKAIMKATESGLITIAQQDEVAETLRQVVSHPQLREYFAEGVTVFNERNIISHGMPNIKPDRVAVKDGKAWLLDYKTGAHSARYEKQLNDYALALQGMGFEIRGKSLIYIGETIEVVNIN, from the coding sequence ATGGCAAAAGCAGCATTCTCCATCTACAACGCATCGGCAGGCTCAGGCAAGACTTTTACGCTGGTAAAAGAATACCTGAAGATTGTGCTGCAGGCCAAAACCGATGATGCTTACCGCAAGATACTCGCCATAACTTTTACCAACAAAGCGGTAGAAGAGATGAAGGGCAGGATAGTAGCCAGCCTGAGTGATTTTGCCAAAGATGAGGTGCCGCCGCGGGCAGATGCGCTCATGCAGGTGCTCCACGAAGAGACAGGGCTGTCACTTGCTACGATAAAAGACAAGTCGCGCGCCATCATCAAAAACATCATACACAACTATGCCGCATTTGATATATCTACAATAGATAAATTTACACACAAGGTAATACGCGCCTTTGCGCATGACCTGAACCTGCCGGTAACTTTTGACGTATCGCTGGAGAGTGAAAACCTTTTGCAGGAAGCGGTTGATGCCATCATTGCCAAGGCGGGGGAAAACGATGTGCTGACATCATTGCTGGTTGATTTCTCACTCTCGAAAACAGATGACGACAAAAGCTGGGACATCACTTATGAACTGTTTGAGACGGGAAAGCTGCTCATCAATGAAAACCACAGGAATGAGCTGACTCAGTTTCACGATAAGAATATAGAAGAGTTTCTTTTCATAAAAGAAAAGCTGCGGCAGGCGGTGAGCGCTTTGGAACATGAATGCATTGCGCTTGGCAACCGGTTGAATGAAATGCTGGAAAGCAACGGCATCGACCCCAAGTCATTCTCGGCAGGGCATTTCCCGAACCATATCGGCTACATCATAAATAATGAACTCAAGTCGAGTCATAAAAAATACAAGCTTCCCGAAGATATAAAGGTCAATAAAACAGCAAGGGACAGGGACATCATCGAAAGCCTGACTCCGGAGCTATTATCGGTGCTGGCGAAGGTGTATGCCAATTACGAGAAGAAGAATTTCTACTCGGCATTCCTAAAGAATATTACGCCGCTGTCATTACTCAACTCTATAAGCCAGGAGCTGGAGCGTATACAGAAAGAGCAAAACCTGCTTTCAATATCTGAGTTCAATGCCATCATCCACAAAGAGATACAAAGCCAGCCTGCGCCGTTTATTTATGAAAGGCTGGGTGAAAAATATAGGCACTTTTTTATCGATGAGTTTCAGGACACTTCAGCGATGCAATGGAATAACCTGATTCCGCTTATTGACAACGCCCTTGCAGGACAGGATATGGCAGGCGATGCCGGTACGCTCATGATTGTAGGTGACCCGAAGCAGTCCATCTATCGCTGGCGCGGCGGAAAAGCAGAGCAGTTCATAGCCTTAGCGAAAGATGAGAACCCTTTTAGCAACCCTGACAAGCAAATGGTGCAGCTGGGGAAGAACTTCCGCAGTTACAGCGAGGTAATTGGCTTCAATAATAGCTTTTTTGAGTTTTTAGCGGATGAGTTTACTAACGAAGATTATAAGGAACTTTACAGTACTTACAGTCGCCAGGAGACCAATGCGAAAGAAGGCGGGTATGTAAATATTACCTTCCTGCCGGAAATATTGGCCGATGACGAGGAAGCCGCGGAAAAAGACGAGCGCTACCTTGAAGCAACGCTCGCCACGATAATGGATATCCGCGCTAAGGGGTTTGCCTATAAAGATATCGTACTACTCACACGGAAAAGGCAGCCGGGGGTATTGCTGGCAAACTACCTAACGGAGCATGAGATACCGATACTCTCCAGCGAAACACTGCTTATAGAAAATGCTACTGAAGTAAAGCTTATCATTAGCCTGCTGCGGTACCTGAAGAGCAATGAGAATATTGAGGCTAAGGCACAGTTTCTTTATTTTGCCGGTAAGAGCCGCACACAGGATATCCACAGCTTTATAAAGGCCGGAATGCAGGGTGGCGAAGCAGAACTTGAAGCTTATTTAAAAGGTCATGGTATCGCTATATCTTTCGGTGCGTGCAGGAAGAAGTCGTTGTATGAGGCCGTTGAGACTATCATAGGCGCATTCATAAAAGAAAGCAGCAACCAAAGCTATGTGCAGTATTTCCTCGACCTGGTGCTTGAACGCGATGTACGGGTGCAAAGCGGCATTGCCGACTTTCTGGACTATTGGGATAATAACGGCTCTAAGTTTAGCATACCTTCACCTGAAGGCGATGACGCCGTGCGTATAATGACCATTCACAAAAGCAAGGGCCTGGAGTTTCCGGTTGTTATTTTCCCGTTTGCGGAGGAAGACTACGCCCGCGCTCCGCGAAGCAAAATGTGGCTGGATATTGATGATGAAACCCTCGGCCTGCAGAAAGCGTTGATCGACAGTAAAAAAGAAGTGAGCGAATATGGCGAAAATGCCGCGGCTTTGTATGAAGCGAAATCGCAGGAAGAGCTGCTGGACAATATAAATGTGCTGTATGTAGCGCTTACAAGAGCTGAAGAGCAGCTGTACATCATCACCAACCGTAATTTTACATCTCGTGGCGAGCTTACGAACAATATGTCATCCTACTTCATTAAATTCCTCCAGAATAAGGGATTGTTTGATAACACAAAGAATACCTATGAATTTGGGGATGGCGCGAAACTTTCTAAAGGTGAGAAGCACCAAAATAACCAAAGGCTTATTGAAGTAGTATCCCAACGCCTTAACATGGAGGCTGTAAAGATTGCCAGGCGTGAATCACTTATGTGGGATACGCAACGCGGCAGGGCCATAGAGTTTGGTAATGTGATGCACGAGATATTTGCGTTCATTGAAAATGAGCATGACATACCAAAGGCAATAATGAAAGCTACGGAAAGCGGCCTTATAACCATAGCGCAGCAGGATGAAGTGGCAGAAACATTACGACAAGTGGTAAGCCATCCGCAGTTGCGGGAGTATTTTGCTGAGGGCGTTACGGTTTTTAACGAGCGCAACATCATCAGCCATGGCATGCCGAATATAAAACCGGACAGGGTGGCCGTAAAAGACGGAAAGGCATGGCTGCTTGACTATAAAACCGGCGCGCATTCGGCACGGTACGAAAAGCAGCTTAATGATTATGCCTTAGCTTTGCAGGGTATGGGGTTTGAGATAAGGGGTAAGTCATTAATATATATAGGAGAAACTATTGAGGTCGTAAATATAAACTAA
- the kbl gene encoding glycine C-acetyltransferase has product MYGKIKEHLASELEQIKENGLYKKERVIASPQGAEITLDNGQKVLNFCANNYLGLSSHPEVVQAAKDALDTHGFGMSSVRFICGTQDIHKQLEQKIADFYGTEDTILYAAAFDANGGVFEPLLGEEDCIISDSLNHASIIDGVRLCKAARYRYENNNMQELEEQLIKATEAGHRFKLIVTDGVFSMDGIVASLDKICDLADKYDAMVMVDECHAAGFIGATGKGTLEAKGVMGRVDIITGTLGKALGGAMGGYTTAKKEIIEILRQRSRPYLFSNSLAPSIVGASLKVFELLEKDTALRDKLEWNTNYFKEGMKKAGFDIIDGDSAIVPVMLYDAQLSQTMADELLKKGIYVIGFFFPVVPKGKARIRVQLSAAHTQEHLDKAIAAFTEVGTNLTVI; this is encoded by the coding sequence ATGTACGGAAAAATTAAAGAGCATTTAGCATCAGAGCTGGAGCAAATAAAAGAAAACGGCCTTTATAAAAAGGAACGCGTTATCGCTTCGCCGCAAGGAGCTGAGATAACACTGGATAACGGTCAGAAAGTACTGAACTTCTGCGCCAACAATTACCTTGGGCTGTCAAGCCACCCGGAAGTGGTGCAGGCCGCTAAAGATGCGCTGGATACCCACGGCTTCGGTATGTCAAGTGTGCGCTTTATTTGCGGCACGCAGGACATCCACAAACAACTGGAGCAAAAAATAGCCGATTTCTACGGCACGGAAGATACTATATTATATGCCGCGGCCTTTGATGCCAACGGTGGTGTGTTTGAGCCATTGCTGGGTGAAGAAGACTGCATAATCAGTGATAGCCTTAACCATGCGTCTATTATAGATGGTGTGCGTCTTTGCAAGGCTGCCCGCTACCGCTATGAAAACAACAACATGCAGGAGCTTGAAGAGCAGCTTATAAAAGCTACCGAAGCCGGGCACAGGTTCAAGCTTATCGTGACAGACGGTGTTTTCTCTATGGACGGCATCGTGGCATCACTTGACAAAATATGCGACCTGGCCGACAAGTATGATGCCATGGTAATGGTTGACGAGTGCCACGCCGCAGGCTTTATAGGCGCTACCGGTAAAGGCACACTCGAGGCAAAAGGTGTTATGGGCAGGGTAGACATCATTACCGGCACGCTGGGCAAAGCGCTGGGCGGTGCAATGGGTGGCTATACTACAGCCAAAAAAGAAATCATAGAGATACTAAGGCAGCGTTCAAGGCCATACCTGTTTTCAAACTCACTTGCTCCATCTATAGTTGGTGCATCACTTAAGGTATTCGAACTTCTTGAAAAAGATACTGCACTTCGCGATAAGCTGGAGTGGAACACCAACTATTTTAAAGAAGGCATGAAAAAAGCAGGCTTTGACATTATTGACGGCGACTCTGCCATCGTACCTGTAATGCTGTATGATGCACAGCTTTCACAAACCATGGCCGATGAATTGCTGAAAAAAGGCATCTATGTGATAGGCTTCTTTTTCCCGGTGGTGCCAAAGGGCAAAGCGAGGATACGCGTACAGCTCTCGGCAGCACATACACAGGAGCATCTTGACAAAGCCATTGCGGCTTTTACAGAGGTTGGCACCAATTTAACGGTAATTTAA
- a CDS encoding PD-(D/E)XK nuclease family protein, whose product MPFPTFLDKLTTQILAHHRSHISDIIIVLPNKRARIFLLEALKKQLTGTVFAPEIVSIEDFVQDMAGIRSIDPIELLFEFYGVYCSVTPVEKCQPFETFANWGKTLLQDFNEIDRYLLDPKFVLSYLKNINDIEHWAVDVDKRTEMIGNYLDFHSLLPLYYESLYKHLLDMGTGYQGLIYREAVNNVSHYSSAFTKKKIIFAGFNALNAAEETIIRHLVNDGHGEIYWDIDHVFLNDPYHDAGHFIRKFQRGWREYQSQPFEWIVDEFSQEKNIEIIGTPKTIGQARIAGNIIGKLQKQGHSLDRTALVLGEENMLIPMLYSLPEEVGSLNITMGYSSKNNPAQILVHKLFRLHTNALGRNEKSYTLYYKEVLDVLTHPLIEPYVGAADLVRIINKNNLTFFSLNKLFEIQGEAAPLFKLLFERWDDDVAAILNRLSDILLALKSFMDTDAEDDKVSKAFLYSIYKVINKLINYHTTHPQMNTVQLLYQTYKQVADLAEVSFEGEPLSGLQIMGVLESRVLDFENVIITSMNEGKLPTGKSGTSFIPYDVKRELGLPTYKEKDAIYSYHFYHLLLRAKNIYLLYNTESEGLDAGERSRFLTQLEIEKQPAHNLTVQVYNAKLPAKAYEPMVVPKSATVQERLKEIATVSGFSPSALTGYIRNPMQFYYQRVLRIREADEVEESIALNTLGTIIHGALEQLYKPYIDKFITVEDVAAMSVLADDEVMRQFTEVYREGEIRKGRNLLAFEVAKRNVHNFLSIEKKQLADGDAVKIIALETKFERWLEDSRLPYPVLISGNIDRIEQRNDKIRIIDYKTGKVEKGNLVLKDWTGLTADLKNEKAIQLLTYAFMYEPLANGLEMETGVISFKNMKAGFMNFCFKDAYDKNSTTEIINEAMLEEFKTQLILLVNEILNPALPFEEKTS is encoded by the coding sequence ATGCCTTTCCCAACTTTTTTAGACAAGCTCACCACCCAGATACTGGCACACCATCGCTCACACATCAGCGATATTATCATAGTTTTACCTAATAAGCGTGCACGTATTTTTTTGTTGGAAGCGCTGAAAAAGCAGCTTACAGGTACGGTTTTCGCACCTGAAATTGTAAGCATTGAAGATTTTGTTCAGGACATGGCAGGCATACGCAGCATTGACCCTATAGAACTGTTGTTTGAATTTTACGGGGTGTATTGCAGTGTAACTCCGGTTGAAAAATGCCAGCCGTTTGAAACTTTTGCCAACTGGGGAAAAACGCTGCTGCAGGATTTCAACGAGATAGACCGCTACCTGCTTGACCCGAAGTTTGTACTGTCTTACCTTAAGAACATCAATGACATTGAGCATTGGGCTGTAGATGTTGACAAGCGCACGGAAATGATAGGCAACTACCTTGATTTCCATAGCCTCCTGCCACTGTATTATGAAAGCCTGTACAAACACCTGCTTGATATGGGCACGGGTTACCAGGGGCTCATATACCGTGAGGCCGTTAATAACGTGAGCCACTACTCATCAGCTTTCACCAAAAAGAAAATAATTTTTGCAGGTTTTAATGCACTTAATGCTGCGGAAGAAACAATCATCCGCCACCTGGTTAATGACGGGCACGGTGAAATATACTGGGACATTGACCATGTGTTTTTGAATGACCCATACCATGACGCGGGGCACTTCATCAGGAAATTCCAACGCGGATGGAGAGAGTACCAAAGCCAGCCTTTTGAATGGATTGTGGATGAGTTTAGCCAGGAAAAAAACATTGAGATTATTGGTACGCCCAAAACAATAGGCCAGGCCAGGATTGCAGGGAATATTATTGGTAAACTACAGAAGCAGGGCCACAGCCTTGACAGGACAGCTTTGGTTTTAGGCGAAGAGAATATGCTCATACCTATGCTGTACAGCCTGCCGGAGGAGGTGGGCAGCCTTAATATTACCATGGGCTATAGCAGCAAAAACAACCCTGCACAGATATTGGTACATAAGCTTTTCAGGCTGCACACCAATGCCCTTGGCCGAAACGAAAAGAGCTATACGCTGTATTACAAAGAAGTTTTGGACGTACTTACGCACCCGTTGATAGAGCCGTATGTTGGCGCTGCAGATTTGGTGCGCATCATCAACAAAAACAACCTGACATTCTTTTCGCTTAATAAATTATTTGAGATTCAGGGAGAGGCCGCTCCATTATTTAAACTGCTTTTTGAGCGTTGGGATGATGATGTTGCTGCGATACTCAACAGGCTTTCAGATATACTGCTTGCCCTTAAATCATTCATGGATACGGATGCCGAAGATGATAAGGTAAGTAAGGCATTTTTGTATTCTATTTATAAAGTCATCAACAAACTCATCAATTACCACACCACGCACCCGCAGATGAATACGGTGCAGCTGTTGTACCAGACCTACAAGCAGGTGGCTGACCTTGCAGAAGTTTCGTTTGAAGGCGAGCCGCTCTCTGGCCTGCAGATTATGGGAGTGCTGGAAAGCCGGGTCCTTGATTTTGAGAACGTAATCATCACATCAATGAACGAGGGTAAACTGCCGACAGGCAAATCAGGGACTTCATTCATTCCGTATGATGTAAAGCGTGAACTGGGCCTGCCAACCTACAAAGAAAAAGACGCGATTTACAGCTACCACTTTTATCATTTGCTGCTTCGCGCGAAGAATATTTACCTGCTGTATAATACCGAAAGCGAAGGGCTTGATGCCGGCGAGCGCAGCCGTTTCCTTACCCAGCTTGAGATTGAAAAGCAGCCTGCGCATAACCTTACGGTCCAGGTGTACAACGCCAAGCTCCCGGCCAAAGCCTATGAGCCCATGGTGGTGCCCAAAAGTGCCACCGTGCAGGAACGGCTTAAAGAAATTGCCACGGTTAGCGGATTTTCACCCTCAGCGCTTACGGGGTATATACGCAACCCGATGCAGTTTTATTACCAGCGGGTGCTGCGCATCCGCGAGGCAGATGAGGTGGAAGAGAGCATCGCCCTTAACACCCTCGGCACAATAATTCACGGTGCGCTGGAGCAATTGTACAAGCCCTACATTGATAAGTTCATCACGGTTGAGGATGTCGCTGCCATGTCGGTTTTGGCGGATGATGAAGTGATGCGCCAGTTTACCGAAGTGTACCGCGAGGGCGAAATACGCAAAGGTCGTAACCTTTTGGCTTTTGAAGTAGCGAAACGCAATGTGCATAATTTTCTTTCCATCGAAAAGAAACAGCTGGCTGATGGTGATGCCGTAAAAATTATAGCCCTCGAAACGAAATTTGAGCGTTGGCTGGAAGATAGCCGCCTGCCATACCCGGTGCTGATTTCAGGAAATATTGACCGGATTGAGCAGCGAAACGATAAGATTCGCATTATTGACTATAAAACCGGAAAAGTTGAAAAAGGCAACCTTGTACTAAAAGATTGGACCGGCCTTACAGCCGACCTGAAAAATGAGAAAGCGATTCAGCTTTTGACGTATGCTTTCATGTATGAGCCTTTGGCAAACGGCCTCGAAATGGAAACCGGAGTCATCTCATTCAAAAACATGAAAGCCGGATTTATGAATTTTTGTTTTAAGGATGCCTATGATAAAAATTCGACAACTGAAATTATAAATGAGGCAATGTTGGAGGAATTCAAAACCCAGCTCATCCTGCTTGTTAATGAAATCTTAAACCCTGCTCTGCCGTTTGAAGAAAAGACAAGTTAA